The genomic interval TGGTAAGAGGGAGAGAGGAGAAGGAGAGAAAATGACTCCCTCTAACTCCCAAAAATTCAAACTCTCCCCCTTTGTTGAAATGCATTCATCCGTCCTATCCCGTTCCTTCCTAGTCCCTTCTCGGCTCGTGATGAAGATAGACATTACTAATGCCATTTAGAGCATCTCTAATAAAGGGCAACATATATCATCttaaaatcttaatttttttattatttttttcttcatctacataaaatttgtcatttaaaaaaaaaatactcacaACTCAAAAAGTTACGCATATCACATTaggtaaaaaataaattttttaataaaaaaatgaaaaaaaacaaagaaaaagaaaaaaaaatatcatgtaTCCACTGTTTATATTGTGTAAGACTTCACataaaattacttttaaaaattggaCCACAATGCATATATTACAAGACCACTCCAATAAACTAACCCCATTGAAAATGCTCTTATGCATTTCTTCAACCATACAAGTGAAAAGCGTTGACTTAAGAGTTTGGTTGGTGACTTGGTTTATATCACACGGTCCAACAAAAAGTTAAACTTGTTCAAACCAAATGGATATACATAATAATCTTCCCTCATAGACTAAACATTTTTGTTAATCACAAACTTAATTGGTTTGAATACATGCACTAGCTTATAGAAGCTTCATACTACTCAACATAGTAAACAATTTGGTCCATCAAGCAGATTATTATAATACCACAATAACATTTATAAgagataataatatatatagatggATATAGATCGAAGTTGAGGAGTGTGAATCAGAACGAGTCACACAGCAGAGTTGGCCAACCTAGGCTTGAAACTCACTAACAAACCATTTCTCATGTAAAGAGTAGTTGTGAGTTTTGGGACAACATTCTGACCTTCCATAACCTTAACTTGGTACCTCAGTAGTATAGCAGCGGCCACCATTTTCATCTGCATGTAAGCAAATGTTTTTCCTAGACACAACCTCGGACCACCATTGAAAACTGCATACTTGAATTGGCTCTCGTTCACCAACTGACCATTATTTTGGATCCATCTTTCTGGCTTAAACTCCATGCAGTCTTTTCCCCATATCCACTCCATTCGAGCCATTGAGAATATGGAGTAAAGAACCTTAGCACCCTTTTCAATCACTGTTCCATCAGGGAAAACGTCGTCGTTTATAACCTCTTTGATATCAATTGGTACAGGAGGGTATAGCCTTAAGGACTCTGTCAAAGCTGCTTGAAGATACACCATTTGCTTTAATTCTTCCATTGTAAAAACTATCTCTTCTTCTTTGGACTCGCGCCTTGACAAAATCTCATTGATTTCTTCAAGGATTTTGTTTTCGATTTTTGGGTTTTTATGTAGTAACCAAAAGAACCAAGCCAACCCCACCGAGCTCGTGTCACGCCCGGCCAAGATGAAACTTATACAAAAGTCTCTCAATAGCTTGTTAGAGAAAAAACTCTGTTCATTCTGTTTAGTAGTATTGATGATATTGTCCATGATCATAAGCCTTGACAAGAGATCAGAACGACCATCCAAGTTTCCTTGCTCAACGAGCTCATTCCTTCGATCCATAACAATCTTATCAGCAAATTCATGGACGAATTTGGTTGCTTCTTTAAGCCTTTTCTCGAAACCAAGTCCCAACAACTTCATAGGCTTCCATACAAAATATGGTACCAAAAATCTAAACAGAGTACACTCTGTAGCTTCTTCAAAGGCCTTAGCAAAGGGTACTTGTGGTAATTCTAGAGCCAAACACCCTGAATCAACTCCAAGAGCAGCAGCACATATATTATCAAAGGTAAAACGAAGAAGCAATTCTTGAAGGTCAATGATATTATTATGTCCTTTAATCACCTTCAAAAGTTTGTTTTGTACCAAATCCTGCATTGCCTTAAGTGAGTATTTCACGAAACGACTCGAATGCATCTCTATAGTAGCGACTCTTCTTTGGTGAAGCCATAACTCGTCATCTGCATTAAAAATACCATCACCAAGCAAATCAAGAAACCTTTCTTTATAATACTTGCCTTTTGGGAAGTTTTTGCTTCTTGTTTTGAGTATGTATTCGATCTTTGATGGATCAACGGTGACAATTCCATAAGCTCTTCCCATCCACACTCCCTTATAGGGAAAAGTGCCTTTAGCTTTGATCAAAGCAATGGTGATCCAATGGTAGATGTTGTTGATGTTGATGACTAAAGAGGGTATTATCCCAATGACAGGCCATAACATTGGACCTTTGTTGGTCATTTTCTGAACAAAACAGGTGAAAATAAATAGCCCCAGAAAGGCAATAGCTATGTCCCAGAAAGAGAGGTGGACATAAACAAAGCTCAGATATTCGAAGAAATAAGCCATTATTTTGGTcgtgtttttaattaaactccTTTTTGTTCTATTCTCTGCTCTGCTCAGATTATATGGTATAGGTATTATATAATGTTGTATGTATAATAGTTCTTGAGTTAATGAATGAGATAGCTAAACTAGCTAGGTAGGTAGGTAGCTGATGATAGCTATATACCATAACTATTTAGTGGTTTTCAGTGTAGCATTTTAGAAAAATTGATTGGAAATGTGTAAAGGAAAATTAATGGAAAGGTAACTGTTTCTTTGACCTCATAACTTATTTGATTAGCGGTGGTGGAAGGTAATTAATTAGTGAGCATTGTTACTAACCACCCCATTACCATTATGTTACTTGGTAAAATTTTGTgactaataattttatataatattactaaattaaaatatgagatctaatatataattttgcattaataattatatgattCTTTATAACAGTATGATATACTGGAATATTACGAGATATCTAGCACCACTAGCTACTATATAGTATctgattagtaattttttataataattattagttaaaatatattaaatttaatatttaattaatagcaTCTCGTGGaataattactaataagcatCAATATAAATATAGACAATGATGGAGTTAGACTAATActctttactatttttcaatAATAGTGTGTCAACTTATCCCTtaagaaaaatactaaaacttagaaataatttaattaaatatttttttatatattattatagtaattatatattaaattttatataatttaatttaattattatttataaaatattgttaACTAGAATACGAGTGCACTACTCTAGTACGTTATCACGACCTCTATCTTTTCATTAATACAAGTTCAATTTACTAAAGAGAATCTGAAGAAAACGACAGTTAGGAGTACTGCGTTTGCGTCactcaacttagagttaaattcagtcggttttcttttgtttttgtttatttctattttctaaagTCCAATAATAGTTTGTTCTAGATACGAGTTTCCAGACTATACATGAATTTAAagtgaaagaaaagaaaagcacCAAAATATGAAAAGAAGTAATGGAGATTGGTATATAATCAAATGTTAATTAAACCCATGCATGGTTAACATGTCTTCTTCTCTCTACTTCATCAGCAATAACGTCCCTTCAAgccatttctatttttttagccAATATAATATCACTTTCAATCTAATGACTTTACagattatgtattttttgaaaatgaaaGTCATTTTATTAAACGAAAATTTCTGTAACCAAACTAGGCAACAACTCAACTGGAACAGTATTCAAATTAAACAGGCGATCAGAGTGAGATATAGAGGCCCTCGCAAAAGATTGAGCCGCTACATTTGTTGATCgttttacaaaatgaaaataaacattacgcaaagaatttaataaatttttacaaTCACTAACAACTTTGCCAAATAAAGAAATCATAATTATAGAGCTACTGACAGCTTGAACAATAcagattatatatttaaatcttcatataagtttaataaaatatatgtttttttttttttcaattagcaTCTAAATCCCTTTTATTATAAcaactaatttttattt from Cannabis sativa cultivar Pink pepper isolate KNU-18-1 chromosome 4, ASM2916894v1, whole genome shotgun sequence carries:
- the LOC115714542 gene encoding cytochrome P450 86B1, producing the protein MAYFFEYLSFVYVHLSFWDIAIAFLGLFIFTCFVQKMTNKGPMLWPVIGIIPSLVININNIYHWITIALIKAKGTFPYKGVWMGRAYGIVTVDPSKIEYILKTRSKNFPKGKYYKERFLDLLGDGIFNADDELWLHQRRVATIEMHSSRFVKYSLKAMQDLVQNKLLKVIKGHNNIIDLQELLLRFTFDNICAAALGVDSGCLALELPQVPFAKAFEEATECTLFRFLVPYFVWKPMKLLGLGFEKRLKEATKFVHEFADKIVMDRRNELVEQGNLDGRSDLLSRLMIMDNIINTTKQNEQSFFSNKLLRDFCISFILAGRDTSSVGLAWFFWLLHKNPKIENKILEEINEILSRRESKEEEIVFTMEELKQMVYLQAALTESLRLYPPVPIDIKEVINDDVFPDGTVIEKGAKVLYSIFSMARMEWIWGKDCMEFKPERWIQNNGQLVNESQFKYAVFNGGPRLCLGKTFAYMQMKMVAAAILLRYQVKVMEGQNVVPKLTTTLYMRNGLLVSFKPRLANSAV